A DNA window from Daucus carota subsp. sativus chromosome 3, DH1 v3.0, whole genome shotgun sequence contains the following coding sequences:
- the LOC108212420 gene encoding uncharacterized protein LOC108212420, producing the protein MAGEGSYEQEMEDRFARITFEEEEERGLSYEGVTEELSEIDVRWCLVGRFLTESSIDFQAMQNKMASLWKPGRGVYVKELEPNRYIFQFYHEVDIKRVIDGSPWTFGRYQLVIQRLKEGDDPRVVPLNRLDIWVQLHGMSHGFMSQRVVKDIGNYIGTFVESDGNNFVGVWRDFLRVRVSLNLDLPLKRRMKLKRSAEQWCWVEFKYEGVPTFCFVCGLVGHSEKFCEKIFDTPLEMIEKPYGAWMRAEPRRRSHTIGSKWLRQGGQPPVTNQGTNPARKGGDGVAQTAGKVSTEITQNPGIVGIEREFVGTAKQIGLIGGKGEIGGNLNEVGALITNSNFAKDREIITASENSGLILSDPKRRRVDEPSTNSPNKETEIVDVPMTEEYSTEVKNQKNLLPAGSAGQTRLEL; encoded by the coding sequence ATGGCGGGGGAGGGATCTTATGAGCAGGAGATGGAGGATAGATTTGCTAGAATAACGTTTGAAGAGGAGGAAGAGAGGGGACTATCATATGAAGGAGTCACAGAGGAGCTTTCTGAAATCGACGTAAGATGGTGCTTAGTGGGGCGATTCCTAACGGAGTCATCGATAGATTTTCAAGCCATGCAGAATAAAATGGCATCTCTTTGGAAGCCTGGCAGGGGAGTATATGTTAAGGAGTTGGAGCCCAACCGATACATCTTTCAGTTCTACCATGAAGTGGATATCAAGAGGGTTATAGATGGGAGTCCATGGACTTTTGGTCGTTATCAATTGGTGATTCAGAGATTGAAAGAAGGCGATGATCCACGAGTCGTACCCCTGAATAGGTTGGATATATGGGTCCAGTTACATGGAATGAGTCATGGATTTATGTCACAACGTGTTGTTAAGGATATCGGAAATTATATTGGAACCTTTGTGGAGTCAGACGGGAATAATTTTGTAGGTGTTTGGCGAGACTTCTTACGTGTTCGTGTCTCTTTAAACTTAGACTTGCCACTAAAAAGGAGAATGAAGCTTAAGCGTAGTGCAGAGCAATGGTGCTGGGTAGAATTCAAATATGAAGGAGTTCCAACCTTTTGCTTTGTGTGTGGTTTAGTGGGTCATAGTGAAAAATTCTGTGAGAAGATTTTTGACACGCCCCTGGAGATGATAGAAAAACCGTATGGAGCCTGGATGCGTGCAGAACCGAGAAGAAGGAGTCATACAATTGGCTCGAAATGGTTAAGACAGGGTGGACAACCTCCGGTGACAAACCAAGGGACAAATCCGGCGAGGAAGGGAGGAGACGGTGTAGCACAGACAGCTGGGAAAGTCAGTACAGAGATTACGCAAAATCCCGGGATTGTAGGGATAGAGCGAGAGTTTGTTGGAACAGCAAAACAGATTGGCTTAATTGGCGGAAAAGGCGAAATTGGAGGCAATTTAAACGAGGTTGGCGCCCTTATCACAAATTCGAATTTTGCAAAAGATAGAGAGATTATCACGGCCTCAGAAAATAGTGGGCTAATATTGTCGGACCCAAAAAGGAGAAGGGTAGATGAGCCCAGTACAAACAGCCCAAACAAAGAAACAGAGATAGTAGATGTACCAATGACAGAGGAGTATAGTACTGAAGTAAAGAACCAAAAAAACTTGCTACCGGCGGGCTCTGCAGGGCAGACCCGCCTAGAATTATGA